A window from Bos mutus isolate GX-2022 chromosome 1, NWIPB_WYAK_1.1, whole genome shotgun sequence encodes these proteins:
- the LOC102268619 gene encoding olfactory receptor 5K4 encodes MAKENQSLTTEFILKGLTDHPVLKTLLFQVFLTIYLITMVGNLGLVALIFMERHLHTSMYFFLGNLALTDFCCSSAITPKMLQNLFSKDRMISLYECMVQFYFLCLAETADCFLLAAMAYDRYVAICKPLQYHTMMSKKLCIQMTIGAYIASNLHSMIHVGLLLRLTFCRSSQIDHFFCDILPLYRLSCTDPYINELMIYIFSMPIQIITIATVLISYVYILFTVFKMKSREGRGKALSTCASHFLSVSIFYICLLMYIRPFEEGDKDIPLAIFYTIVIPLLNPFIYSLRNKEVINVLKKILRTYNILKQT; translated from the coding sequence ATGGCTAAGGAAAACCAATCTTTGACAACTGAGTTCATTCTCAAAGGACTTACAGATCATCCAGTGCTGAAGACCCTTCTGTTTCAGGTGTTTCTTACCATCTATCTGATCACTATGGTGGGCAATCTTGGTCTGGTGGCATTGATTTTTATGGAACGTCATCTTCACACTTCAATGTACTTCTTTCTGGGTAACCTCGCTCTGACGGATTTCTGTTGCTCCAGTGCCATAACCCCCAAGATgctacagaatttattttctaaagacagaatgatctccctCTATGAATGCAtggtacaattttattttctctgccttGCTGAAACTGCAGATTGCTTTCTCCTGGCAgcaatggcctatgaccgctatgtggccatctgcaaaccacTGCAGTACCACACTATGATGTCAaagaaactctgcattcagatgaccATAGGAGCCTACATAGCTAGTAACCTGCATTCTATGATTCATGTAGGACTTCTACTGAGGTTAACTTTCTGTAGATCTAGTCAAATTGACCACTTTTTCTGTGACATTCTTCCACTATATAGGCTTTCCTGTACTGACCCTTATATTAATGAactaatgatatatattttttcaatgccAATTCAAATCATTACCATTGCCACTGTCTTGATTTCTTATGTTTACattcttttcactgttttcaaaatgaaatccaGAGAAGGGAGAGGTAAAGCCTTATCCACATGTGCATCCCACTTTCTATCTGTCTCAATATTCTACATTTGTCTTCTCATGTATATTCGACCATTTGAAGAAGGGGATAAAGATATACCACTGGCAATTTTTTACACAATAGTAATTCCTTTATTAAACCCTTTTATTTATAGCCTGAGAAATAAGGAAGtgataaatgttttgaaaaaaattctgaggACCTATAATATTCTTAAACAAACTTAA
- the LOC102268888 gene encoding olfactory receptor 5K1, whose amino-acid sequence MTEDNLSLTTKFILIGFTVHPELKTLLFLVFFTIYLITMVGNLGLVALIVTEHRLHTPMYIFLGNLALMDSCCSCAITPKMLQNFFSKDRMISLYECMAQFYFLCLAETADCFLLAAMAYDRYVAICKPLQYHTMMSKKLCIQMTTGAYIAGNLHSMIHIGFLFRLTFCRSHQINHFFCDVLPLYRLSCADPYINELMIFIFSGSVQVFSIITVIISYLFILFTIFKMKSKKGKGKALSTCTSHFVSVSIFYGSLLFMYIRPNSVNDKDKDIPLAIFYTLVIPLLNPFIYSLRNKEVINVMKKIMKKKHNILKYHSIWTIDFNLIKLYFQNQAILRK is encoded by the coding sequence ATGACGGAGGATAACCTCTCCTTGACAACTAAATTTATCCTCATAGGATTTACAGTTCATCCAGAGCTGAAGACCCTTCTGTTTCTGGTGTTCTTTACCATCTATCTGATCACCATGGTGGGAAATCTTGGCCTGGTGGCATTGATAGTTACAGAGCATCGTCTTCACACACCAATGTACATCTTCCTGGGGAATCTTGCTCTGATGGATTCCTGTTGTTCTTGTGCCATTACCCCTAAGATGCTACAGAACTTCTTTTCAAAAGACAGAATGATTTCCCTCTATGAATGTATggcacaattttattttctctgccttGCTGAAACTGCAGATTGCTTTCTCCTGGCAGCAATGGCCTATgatcgctatgtggccatctgcaaaccacTGCAGTACCACACTATGATGTCAaagaaactctgcattcagatgaccACAGGGGCCTACATAGCTGGAAACCTGCATTCCATGATTCACATTGGATTTTTGTTTAGGTTAACTTTCTGTAGATCTCATCAAATCAATCACTTTTTTTGTGATGTTCTTCCGTTATATAGACTCTCCTGTGCTGACCCTTATATCAATGAATTGATGATATTCATCTTTTCAGGGTCAGTTCAAGTATTCTCTATTATCACAGTAATAATCTCTTATCTTTTCATCCTTTTCacgatttttaaaatgaaatccaaaaaaggaaaaggtaaaGCCTTATCTACTTGTACATCCCACTTCGTCTCTGTCTCAATATTCTATGGTTCTCTTCTCTTCATGTATATTAGACCAAATTCAGTTAATGACAAAGATAAAGATATACCTCTTGCTATTTTTTATACACTAGTTATTCCTTTGTTAAATCCTTTCATTTATAGTCTAAGAAATAAGGAAGTAataaatgttatgaaaaaaattatgaagaaaaaacaTAACATTCTAAAATATCATTCCATATGGACAATTGATTTTAAtttgataaaactttattttcaaaatcaagCAATACTGAGAAAGTAG